Proteins encoded within one genomic window of Bacteroidetes bacterium SB0662_bin_6:
- the serC gene encoding 3-phosphoserine/phosphohydroxythreonine transaminase has protein sequence MRLHNFSAGPAALPEAVLLEMKEEFPVYGELGASVLEISHRSAAYTQIEQDAKERVRRLLNIGSEWHVLFLQGGASMQFHQIPMNFREEGTSADYVVTGRWAVNALKEAQRTGKARPAASSEDQNFAYIPDANAWDVHPEAAYLHMTSNNTVVGTQFTEVPQVDPPIVCDASSDFLSRPIDMANYALIYAGAQKNIGPAGATVVLVHDRFLQRRNKSLPVILDYGIHAAKLYNTPPVFAVYLIGKVLAWLEAQGGLAAIEKINERKADKLYARIDRTDFYRGTAHKDARSRMNVTFRLPSEALEARFLSEAHGRGLLALKGHRSVGGMRASLYNACPEESVDALIAFMDDFERERG, from the coding sequence ATGCGCTTGCATAATTTTTCCGCCGGCCCCGCGGCGCTTCCGGAGGCCGTACTACTGGAAATGAAAGAAGAATTCCCGGTATACGGGGAGCTTGGCGCCTCTGTCCTTGAGATCAGTCACCGTTCGGCGGCCTATACGCAGATCGAACAGGATGCCAAAGAGCGTGTACGGCGCCTCCTGAACATCGGCAGCGAATGGCATGTGCTCTTCCTGCAAGGAGGGGCGTCCATGCAGTTTCACCAGATACCGATGAATTTCCGGGAGGAGGGGACTTCAGCGGATTATGTAGTGACGGGGCGCTGGGCGGTGAATGCACTGAAAGAAGCCCAGCGTACGGGCAAGGCGCGGCCAGCAGCGTCGAGCGAGGACCAGAATTTCGCGTATATCCCGGATGCAAACGCATGGGATGTTCATCCCGAGGCGGCATACCTGCATATGACCTCGAACAACACGGTAGTCGGCACGCAGTTCACGGAAGTCCCGCAGGTCGACCCGCCCATCGTGTGCGATGCGTCCAGCGATTTTCTGAGCCGCCCGATCGACATGGCGAATTATGCGCTGATCTATGCGGGGGCGCAAAAGAATATCGGCCCGGCAGGCGCCACCGTCGTATTGGTGCACGACCGTTTTCTGCAACGCCGCAACAAGTCGCTTCCCGTTATTCTGGATTACGGGATACACGCAGCGAAGTTGTACAATACGCCCCCCGTGTTCGCCGTGTACCTCATAGGCAAGGTACTGGCATGGCTGGAAGCGCAGGGGGGGCTTGCAGCTATTGAAAAGATCAACGAGCGCAAGGCCGACAAACTGTATGCCCGGATCGACCGGACGGATTTCTACCGGGGGACAGCGCACAAAGACGCCCGCTCGCGGATGAATGTGACGTTCCGCCTGCCCTCGGAAGCCCTGGAAGCGCGCTTTCTCTCCGAAGCGCACGGGCGAGGATTGCTGGCATTGAAAGGACACCGATCCGTGGGGGGGATGCGCGCCTCTTTATACAATGCCTGCCCGGAAGAATCCGTGGATGCACTCATTGCCTTTATGGACGATTTCGAGAGAGAACGCGGGTGA
- a CDS encoding DUF4153 domain-containing protein has translation MDATENGGAAEGIVRTEATIVIALAILAALAVKIPALFGLSMHEENAAFYARNISLFVLPFLAGYFVWKRTLGVRNCLWIAAPFAAAGVFVNVFPFEPEAATELLAVLHLPIALWLVIGIAYAGGAWGDSARRMDFVRFSGEFFIYYVLIALGGIVLTALTMFMFNAIGLDPEWFMQNWLIPCGALGAVLIAAWLVETKQSIMANFAPLLTRLFTPLFAIVLLVFLGSMLWTGNSINMEREALIGCDLLLVVVLGLLLYAVSARDPDKKPGAFDIFQLVLVASALIVDVVALTAIVARISEFGFSPNKVAALGMNLILLVNLAWSFWLYVRFLRGAGSFTALERWQTDYLPVYALWAGLVVIVFPPLFGYV, from the coding sequence ATGGATGCAACCGAAAATGGCGGCGCGGCCGAGGGGATAGTTCGTACCGAGGCCACGATAGTCATTGCCCTGGCCATTCTCGCAGCGCTCGCCGTAAAAATCCCGGCGCTGTTCGGCCTGTCGATGCACGAGGAAAATGCAGCGTTCTATGCACGTAACATCAGCCTTTTCGTGCTGCCGTTTCTCGCCGGGTATTTTGTGTGGAAGCGTACCCTTGGTGTCCGGAACTGCTTGTGGATAGCAGCGCCGTTTGCGGCGGCGGGCGTTTTCGTCAATGTGTTCCCGTTCGAGCCGGAAGCCGCTACCGAACTCCTGGCTGTGCTGCACCTGCCCATAGCGCTTTGGCTGGTCATCGGAATCGCTTATGCGGGAGGAGCGTGGGGCGATAGCGCCCGGCGCATGGATTTTGTCCGATTCTCCGGCGAGTTTTTCATTTACTATGTCCTGATTGCGCTGGGCGGCATCGTCCTGACGGCCCTGACCATGTTTATGTTCAACGCCATCGGCCTGGACCCTGAATGGTTCATGCAGAACTGGCTTATCCCTTGCGGGGCGCTTGGAGCCGTCCTCATAGCCGCCTGGCTGGTGGAAACGAAGCAGAGTATCATGGCGAACTTTGCGCCGCTGCTGACCCGCCTGTTCACGCCGCTTTTCGCGATCGTACTGCTTGTTTTTCTGGGTTCCATGCTATGGACGGGAAATAGCATCAATATGGAGCGCGAAGCCCTCATCGGATGCGACCTGCTGCTCGTGGTAGTTCTCGGCCTGCTTCTTTATGCCGTATCGGCGCGGGATCCCGACAAAAAGCCGGGCGCGTTCGACATCTTTCAACTGGTGCTTGTTGCCTCGGCGCTGATCGTGGACGTTGTGGCGCTGACGGCTATCGTGGCACGCATATCGGAATTCGGGTTCAGTCCGAACAAGGTGGCTGCGCTGGGCATGAACCTCATCCTGCTGGTCAATCTGGCCTGGTCATTCTGGCTGTATGTGCGATTCCTGCGGGGCGCCGGGTCCTTCACTGCCCTGGAGCGCTGGCAGACCGACTACCTCCCGGTGTATGCTCTGTGGGCGGGACTCGTCGTGATCGTGTTTCCGCCGCTGTTCGGGTATGTTTGA
- a CDS encoding DUF2461 domain-containing protein: protein MPFSYFTSATFQFLEELAANNDRDWFQANKPRYEGDVKEPALQFIADFAPHLQEISPHFRADPRANGGSLFRIYRDTRFSKDKSPYKTHTGIHFRHESAKDAHTPGFYLHIEPGGSFAGCGIWRPASPALTMIRQAITDDPDAWAQARDDAGFCAAFELSGDSLKRAPRGIDPDHPMIEDLKRKDFIGVTSLGNDAIVSDSFLDDFAALCRSASPFQRWLCEALGAAY from the coding sequence ATGCCCTTTTCCTATTTTACCTCTGCAACATTCCAATTTCTCGAGGAATTGGCGGCAAATAACGACCGGGATTGGTTTCAGGCCAACAAGCCCCGCTATGAAGGAGACGTGAAGGAGCCGGCGCTGCAGTTCATTGCGGATTTTGCCCCGCACCTGCAGGAAATCAGCCCGCATTTCCGGGCCGATCCGAGAGCCAATGGCGGTTCGCTCTTCCGTATTTACCGGGACACGCGCTTTTCGAAGGACAAGAGCCCGTACAAGACCCACACGGGCATCCACTTTCGCCACGAGTCGGCCAAAGATGCGCACACCCCCGGTTTTTACCTCCATATCGAGCCGGGAGGATCCTTTGCCGGGTGCGGTATATGGCGCCCTGCCTCACCCGCATTGACCATGATCCGCCAGGCGATTACGGACGACCCGGATGCGTGGGCGCAGGCGCGGGACGATGCAGGATTCTGCGCAGCGTTCGAGTTGTCCGGCGATTCGTTGAAGAGAGCGCCACGAGGTATTGATCCGGATCATCCGATGATCGAAGACCTGAAGCGGAAGGATTTTATCGGGGTGACATCGCTTGGAAACGACGCAATTGTCTCGGACAGCTTCCTCGACGATTTTGCAGCGTTATGCCGGAGCGCATCGCCCTTTCAGCGCTGGTTGTGCGAGGCGCTGGGGGCAGCGTACTGA
- a CDS encoding DUF1501 domain-containing protein: MAASVPAASFLSGCRSEGRAEQRNTATADSVILLWMAGGMAHTETFDPKRFEPFEPGMESKRILSTFPALPTVVDGVSFSEGLQAIGEVMDRGSLLRSYRAADLGFILHSRHQYHWHTCYEPPQSVQLPHFGAWIAKELGPINPAIPPFIDIGQRFTVGEAEELKAFHTAGFLGSEYGPFLIPDPASGLESVRPPAGMTNGRFERRHALYRDLVESSPLGERGSDYQKESLLRSMEQAYRLLRSPEAQAFNLHNEPPEQYAAYDTGRFGLGCLLAKRLVQHGARFVSVTTEYEPFLGWDTHENGHTRLVNMKQMIDRPVAQLVRDLDESGHLDRTLIVLASEFSRDMMQEGRPEAKVRDQVEVPDTVETMKHYGMHRHFTDGCSILFFGGGVKRGFVYGQTADERPCVTVGEPVYIDQIHQTIYHALGIPPETHYEVEGRPIYTTPEGLGEPVLELLA; the protein is encoded by the coding sequence ATGGCCGCTTCCGTACCAGCAGCCTCGTTTCTGAGCGGGTGTCGTTCCGAGGGGAGAGCGGAACAGCGAAATACGGCGACTGCGGATAGCGTTATCCTGCTCTGGATGGCCGGAGGCATGGCCCATACCGAGACGTTCGATCCGAAGCGGTTCGAGCCGTTCGAGCCGGGCATGGAGAGCAAGCGTATTCTGAGTACCTTCCCGGCCCTGCCGACAGTTGTCGACGGGGTCTCTTTCTCCGAGGGATTACAGGCTATCGGGGAGGTGATGGATCGCGGAAGCCTTTTACGCTCCTACCGGGCGGCGGACCTCGGCTTCATTCTGCATTCCCGGCACCAGTATCACTGGCATACCTGCTATGAGCCGCCGCAGTCCGTGCAGCTTCCTCATTTCGGGGCATGGATCGCCAAAGAACTGGGGCCCATAAATCCGGCTATCCCGCCGTTTATCGACATCGGGCAGCGATTCACCGTCGGGGAAGCCGAAGAATTGAAAGCTTTTCACACAGCAGGATTTCTCGGCAGCGAGTATGGTCCCTTTCTGATCCCTGATCCGGCCAGTGGGCTGGAGAGCGTTCGTCCCCCTGCCGGCATGACGAACGGGCGGTTCGAGCGGCGCCACGCCCTGTACCGCGATCTTGTCGAGAGTAGCCCGCTGGGCGAGCGGGGAAGCGACTACCAGAAAGAATCCCTGTTGCGCTCGATGGAACAGGCATATCGTCTCCTGCGCTCACCGGAAGCCCAGGCATTCAATCTCCATAACGAACCCCCGGAGCAGTATGCGGCCTATGACACCGGGCGGTTCGGGCTCGGCTGTTTACTGGCGAAGCGGCTGGTGCAGCATGGGGCCCGGTTTGTCAGCGTAACGACCGAATACGAACCGTTTCTGGGCTGGGATACGCACGAAAACGGCCATACCCGGCTGGTCAACATGAAACAGATGATCGACCGGCCTGTGGCGCAACTTGTCCGGGACCTGGACGAAAGCGGTCATCTCGACCGGACGCTCATCGTACTGGCCAGCGAATTCAGCCGGGACATGATGCAGGAGGGTCGCCCGGAGGCCAAGGTGAGGGATCAGGTGGAGGTGCCGGATACGGTGGAAACGATGAAGCACTATGGCATGCACCGTCATTTCACCGACGGCTGTTCAATACTTTTCTTCGGAGGCGGTGTCAAGCGGGGATTTGTCTACGGCCAAACCGCCGATGAACGTCCTTGCGTAACCGTCGGCGAGCCGGTCTACATCGACCAGATACACCAGACGATCTACCATGCGCTGGGTATCCCGCCGGAGACGCACTACGAAGTGGAGGGGCGCCCCATCTACACGACGCCTGAGGGATTGGGAGAGCCGGTGCTGGAATTGCTGGCGTAG
- a CDS encoding ammonium transporter: MQLDKLGISRKMARRLAIGLGGLGAIFFFTVYTAQAQSTLGEEAQFVLNSFSFLVWGALVMWMCAGFTMLEAGSVRTKNASVICLKNVGLYSIAGLTFYLIGYNIMYVGVEPGDWFGSLKLFYGTSEHEMALLDGQGDAASEVIGNGSSVMSNWFFQMVFVGTTASIVSGALAERVKLWSFFIFIAVLTTVIYPIIGAWTWGGGWLAEMGFQDFAGSTIVHSTGGWAALAGVLIVGARRGKFRKNGDVKMTPPSNVPAVTLGVFILWLGWFGFNGGSQLALSGAVDAVAISNILANTNLAGAAGFIAAIFLSRPLFGRVDLLASLNGAIAGLVAITAGPDIVAHQWAVVIGAIGGALCVIGLKVMERLKIDDVVGAVPAHLFSGIWGTLAVCIVAGGNLGVQLVGILAVAVFAFGASWLTWIAIDKTIGVRISLSVEGLGQDVAELGIEAYPEFVVIPDMDDDE, encoded by the coding sequence ATGCAACTCGATAAATTGGGTATTTCTCGTAAAATGGCACGGCGGCTTGCCATCGGCCTGGGCGGCCTCGGAGCCATTTTCTTCTTCACTGTTTACACCGCACAGGCGCAAAGCACTCTCGGCGAAGAAGCCCAGTTTGTTCTGAACAGTTTTTCCTTCCTTGTCTGGGGTGCACTGGTGATGTGGATGTGCGCGGGCTTCACCATGCTGGAGGCCGGTTCCGTACGAACCAAAAACGCCTCCGTGATTTGCCTGAAGAATGTGGGCCTCTATTCAATCGCCGGGCTGACTTTCTATCTGATTGGTTACAATATCATGTATGTGGGCGTCGAACCGGGCGATTGGTTTGGCTCCTTGAAGTTGTTTTACGGCACCTCCGAACATGAAATGGCTCTTCTTGACGGACAGGGCGACGCAGCCTCCGAAGTCATTGGAAATGGCAGTTCGGTCATGTCGAACTGGTTCTTTCAGATGGTGTTTGTGGGGACGACGGCTTCCATCGTATCCGGCGCACTGGCCGAGCGGGTAAAATTGTGGTCCTTCTTCATCTTCATCGCCGTGCTGACGACAGTCATCTACCCGATCATCGGGGCCTGGACATGGGGCGGCGGCTGGCTTGCGGAAATGGGCTTCCAGGATTTTGCCGGATCGACCATCGTGCACTCGACCGGCGGCTGGGCGGCGCTTGCCGGCGTACTCATCGTCGGCGCCCGAAGAGGTAAGTTCCGAAAGAATGGGGACGTCAAAATGACCCCTCCGTCCAATGTGCCTGCTGTGACGCTGGGTGTGTTCATCTTGTGGCTCGGCTGGTTCGGTTTCAACGGGGGATCGCAACTGGCCCTGAGCGGTGCGGTCGATGCCGTAGCAATCAGCAATATTCTTGCTAACACCAACCTTGCGGGAGCCGCAGGCTTCATAGCCGCCATTTTTCTGTCGCGCCCCCTTTTCGGGCGGGTCGACCTGCTTGCCAGCCTGAACGGAGCCATCGCGGGTCTGGTGGCGATCACGGCCGGTCCCGATATCGTCGCGCATCAATGGGCAGTGGTCATCGGCGCAATAGGCGGCGCCTTGTGCGTTATCGGGCTGAAGGTTATGGAACGCCTCAAGATCGACGATGTAGTTGGCGCGGTGCCTGCACACCTGTTTTCGGGCATATGGGGAACGCTTGCGGTCTGCATTGTAGCCGGCGGCAATTTAGGCGTGCAACTTGTCGGTATTCTCGCCGTCGCCGTTTTCGCGTTCGGAGCTTCCTGGCTCACATGGATAGCCATCGATAAAACGATCGGGGTCCGTATCTCCTTGTCTGTCGAGGGGCTTGGTCAGGATGTGGCGGAACTGGGTATCGAGGCGTATCCGGAATTTGTCGTCATCCCCGATATGGACGACGACGAGTGA
- a CDS encoding DUF1015 domain-containing protein produces MAILHPFRALRPVPDKVAEVASVPYDVVDTEEARALAEGRPLSFLHVVRPEIDLPSGADEYAPETYERGAANLRAFAGNGASVQDEPSVYIYRLEMDGHTQTGVFGCVSVEEYDNGTILKHEKTRPKKETDRVRHIVTQQAHAEPVMMTYRNADRIDVLVASETASEPLYDFMAEDGVRHTIWKAEQQEELVDAFERVEYLYIADGHHRCAAASRAAAEMRKASAGLPEAEFFPAVLFPMSELRILAYNRIVRKLPVPADEFLNTLAARFDLSVDSGEKTPAEPGSVCLYLGGHWHTIQLPPTERTEVADTLDVARLSEHLLEPEFGIMDQRLDPNIDFVGGIRGAGELERLVDSGRAKLAISMYPTSVEELLAVSNAGLLMPPKSTWFEPKLRSGLLVHLFDQD; encoded by the coding sequence ATGGCGATTCTGCACCCGTTTCGCGCTCTTCGTCCCGTTCCCGACAAGGTGGCGGAGGTGGCTTCCGTGCCTTACGATGTCGTCGATACGGAGGAGGCCCGCGCTCTTGCCGAAGGCCGCCCGCTGAGCTTTCTGCACGTCGTCCGCCCGGAGATCGATCTGCCGTCGGGCGCCGACGAATATGCCCCGGAAACGTATGAACGCGGCGCCGCCAACCTGCGGGCATTCGCCGGAAACGGCGCCTCGGTGCAGGACGAGCCGTCCGTGTACATCTACCGTCTGGAAATGGACGGGCATACGCAAACCGGCGTATTCGGGTGTGTATCCGTGGAGGAATACGACAACGGGACGATCCTGAAACACGAAAAAACGCGCCCGAAAAAGGAGACAGACCGTGTCCGTCATATCGTGACGCAACAGGCGCATGCCGAGCCTGTCATGATGACCTATCGGAATGCGGATCGAATCGATGTTTTGGTCGCCTCCGAAACCGCTTCGGAGCCGCTCTACGATTTTATGGCGGAGGATGGCGTCCGCCACACGATCTGGAAAGCGGAGCAGCAGGAAGAACTGGTAGATGCCTTCGAGCGCGTCGAATACCTGTATATCGCGGACGGACACCACCGATGTGCCGCAGCATCGCGGGCGGCGGCGGAGATGCGCAAAGCATCTGCCGGACTGCCGGAGGCGGAATTTTTCCCGGCGGTGCTGTTTCCCATGAGCGAACTGCGCATTCTTGCCTATAACCGCATCGTACGAAAACTGCCTGTCCCCGCGGACGAGTTTCTGAATACGCTGGCTGCCCGATTTGACCTGTCTGTAGATTCCGGAGAGAAAACACCTGCCGAACCGGGCAGCGTATGCCTTTACCTGGGTGGACACTGGCATACGATCCAGCTTCCGCCAACGGAACGCACTGAGGTAGCGGACACCCTCGATGTGGCGCGGCTCAGCGAACATCTGCTGGAACCCGAGTTCGGCATTATGGATCAGCGACTGGATCCGAACATCGACTTCGTGGGAGGTATACGCGGTGCGGGCGAACTGGAACGTCTGGTCGACTCCGGACGGGCGAAACTGGCCATTTCCATGTATCCGACCAGTGTGGAGGAACTCCTTGCCGTATCGAATGCGGGCCTCCTTATGCCGCCGAAGTCCACATGGTTCGAACCGAAACTCCGCAGCGGGCTGCTGGTGCATCTGTTCGACCAGGACTGA
- a CDS encoding DUF1549 domain-containing protein, with protein sequence MEALTESWVVQFLGRLHPLMVHFPIGLLVAAFFMEWMTLGGKRPGLREGIRWMIGIGTGSAVLASLLGWFLLNTGAYGGNTAVWHQWFGIGTAVLALAVAWLLRRAERTDRSEQPARRTAWTHYRIALSVCLIGIGVTGHLGARLTHGADYLRGAFPWNRPESMAGELLAEFRTVDTGAYSSQQLDRINLEVRALFAHRCYKCHGPEKQEGGLVLDNEAGVRAGGESGPIFVAGNAAGSEIMRRLSLPRDDEDAMPQKAEALSRDEIDLIGLWIDLGAPWAEGDVRIFPEAELALEKPALPLGKDLDHPVDRFVNAYFEQEGVRWAKPVDDRTFVRRAYLDAIGLLPTSEQADAFIHDKDSNKREKLVNSLLGQRHPYAQHWLSFWNDLLRNDYSGTGYITGGRKQITDWLYNALLTNQSYDEMVRALLSPTEDSEGFIRGIQWRGVANNSQRIEMQAAQNVSQSLLGVNLKCASCHDSFVSNLTLDEAYGFATVFADTVLEVFRCDQPTGRMSSPAFLYPELGIVEAETVEERLVQLADIVVQPANGRLYRTIANRLWDRLLGRGIIMPVDEMDRAPWSQELLDWLAADLVDHGTDLQYLIAQIMTSRTYQLPSTPSAEAQDLLTHAYRFRGPVRRRLSAEQLTDALSQTIGPFYSAVAYDPLGEDIEAQWIWHHEQEVDRDVLPKPGKRYFRYPFHLEQEHRNVLDAQALVSVDEAFVLYLNGERVAEGRDWRTVHRIDLTGVFRDGINLLAVEGENGGSLPNPAGVLLDLRLTFADSTRQAIFSNAEWKTTDELPGVGWTSVNYDDRDWQPARAYGRFDRSYWGRPVDFRHNPDREHLPFARASLVTLDPFLKVLGRPTRENVVTRRDDQATLLQALELSNGAFFNEAVSAGAARWLGDYGDDPRMLVERLYHSALGRAPSRREMRTATALLGEHPTEEEVQDVLWAVFMLPDFQLIY encoded by the coding sequence ATGGAAGCCCTGACGGAATCCTGGGTTGTTCAATTCCTGGGACGGCTGCATCCGTTGATGGTGCATTTCCCCATCGGCCTGCTCGTCGCTGCGTTTTTCATGGAATGGATGACGCTCGGCGGCAAACGCCCCGGCTTGCGTGAGGGGATTCGGTGGATGATCGGGATCGGTACGGGAAGTGCCGTGTTGGCAAGCCTTCTGGGATGGTTTCTCCTGAACACCGGCGCTTACGGTGGAAACACGGCCGTCTGGCATCAATGGTTTGGTATCGGAACCGCCGTACTGGCCTTGGCGGTTGCCTGGTTGCTGCGCCGGGCGGAGCGCACTGATCGCTCGGAACAGCCTGCCCGGCGTACCGCCTGGACGCATTACCGCATTGCTCTTTCGGTATGTCTGATTGGTATAGGCGTTACGGGGCATCTCGGGGCGCGCTTAACCCACGGTGCAGATTATCTGCGCGGCGCCTTCCCCTGGAACCGTCCGGAAAGCATGGCCGGTGAATTGCTCGCCGAATTTCGCACCGTCGACACGGGAGCGTACAGTTCCCAACAACTGGACCGAATCAACCTTGAAGTTCGAGCGCTGTTTGCACATCGGTGCTACAAGTGCCACGGCCCGGAAAAACAGGAGGGGGGACTGGTTCTCGATAACGAAGCCGGCGTCCGGGCCGGCGGCGAGTCGGGGCCGATCTTTGTCGCGGGAAACGCTGCGGGAAGCGAGATCATGCGCCGCCTGTCGCTTCCCCGGGATGACGAAGACGCCATGCCTCAGAAAGCCGAGGCATTGAGCCGCGACGAGATTGACCTCATTGGGCTCTGGATCGACTTGGGGGCGCCCTGGGCCGAAGGCGACGTGCGCATCTTTCCGGAAGCGGAGTTGGCGCTCGAAAAACCGGCTCTACCCCTTGGGAAAGACCTTGACCATCCTGTCGACCGGTTCGTGAACGCCTATTTCGAACAGGAAGGGGTCCGCTGGGCCAAACCCGTGGATGACCGCACGTTCGTCCGGCGGGCGTATCTGGACGCTATAGGCCTCTTGCCGACATCCGAACAGGCGGATGCGTTTATCCACGACAAAGACAGTAACAAACGCGAGAAACTGGTGAATAGCCTGCTTGGCCAACGGCATCCCTATGCCCAGCACTGGCTCAGTTTCTGGAACGACCTGTTGCGCAATGATTATTCCGGCACGGGATACATCACGGGGGGGCGCAAGCAAATTACCGACTGGCTCTACAATGCGCTCCTGACCAACCAATCCTATGATGAGATGGTGCGTGCCCTGCTCAGTCCTACGGAAGACTCCGAAGGGTTCATCCGGGGAATACAGTGGAGAGGCGTGGCCAACAACAGCCAGCGCATCGAAATGCAGGCGGCGCAAAACGTCTCGCAATCGCTTCTTGGGGTCAATCTCAAATGCGCCTCGTGTCATGACAGCTTTGTAAGCAACCTTACACTGGACGAGGCCTACGGCTTCGCCACGGTATTTGCCGATACGGTCCTGGAGGTGTTCCGCTGCGACCAGCCTACCGGGCGGATGTCGAGCCCGGCGTTTCTATATCCCGAACTGGGCATTGTAGAAGCAGAGACGGTTGAAGAACGCCTTGTTCAACTGGCCGATATCGTGGTGCAACCGGCCAACGGCCGCCTGTACCGAACCATTGCCAATCGACTCTGGGATCGGCTGCTCGGACGGGGAATCATCATGCCGGTGGATGAAATGGATCGGGCGCCATGGAGTCAGGAACTGCTCGACTGGCTTGCCGCTGATCTGGTTGATCACGGGACGGACCTGCAATATCTCATTGCACAGATCATGACTTCCCGGACGTACCAGTTGCCATCCACCCCGTCCGCCGAAGCACAGGACCTGCTGACGCATGCCTACCGTTTCCGCGGGCCGGTGCGCCGGCGGCTCTCCGCCGAGCAATTGACCGATGCGCTCAGCCAGACAATCGGACCATTCTACAGCGCGGTAGCCTACGATCCATTGGGTGAGGATATCGAGGCGCAGTGGATATGGCACCATGAACAGGAAGTGGATCGGGACGTGTTGCCCAAGCCGGGCAAACGGTATTTTCGGTATCCATTCCACCTGGAGCAGGAACATCGCAACGTGCTGGATGCACAGGCGCTTGTCTCTGTAGATGAAGCGTTTGTGTTGTATCTGAATGGAGAACGCGTGGCGGAAGGGAGGGACTGGCGTACCGTGCACCGGATCGATCTCACCGGGGTCTTCCGGGATGGGATCAATCTACTCGCTGTCGAAGGAGAAAACGGAGGCAGCCTGCCTAATCCGGCAGGTGTACTGCTCGACCTTCGCCTGACCTTTGCCGATAGTACCCGGCAGGCGATTTTTTCGAATGCCGAATGGAAAACCACCGATGAGTTACCCGGTGTTGGTTGGACAAGTGTAAACTATGACGACAGGGACTGGCAGCCTGCCCGCGCATACGGTCGGTTTGACCGGAGTTACTGGGGCCGGCCGGTGGATTTCCGGCACAATCCGGATCGGGAGCACCTGCCCTTTGCCCGCGCCTCGCTGGTAACGCTCGATCCCTTTCTTAAAGTGCTGGGACGGCCTACCCGTGAGAATGTCGTCACCCGTCGTGACGATCAGGCGACATTGTTGCAGGCGCTTGAGCTTAGCAACGGCGCTTTTTTCAACGAGGCTGTCTCTGCCGGGGCAGCAAGATGGCTGGGCGATTACGGGGATGATCCGCGAATGCTTGTGGAGCGCTTGTATCACAGCGCGCTCGGGCGTGCCCCCAGCCGCCGCGAAATGCGCACAGCCACAGCATTGCTGGGCGAACATCCCACTGAAGAAGAGGTACAGGATGTGTTATGGGCCGTGTTCATGTTACCGGATTTCCAGTTGATTTACTGA